The Watersipora subatra chromosome 7, tzWatSuba1.1, whole genome shotgun sequence genomic interval ATGTCTTCCCTTATGACTACTACCATTTTATCTGTTTCTTGTTGACAGCGTGGGCACACATGTCTTCCCTCATGACTACTACCATTTTATCTGTTTCTTGTTGACAGCGCGGGCACATCTGTCTCTCCTCATGACTATTACTAGTTTATGTGTTTCCTGTTGACAGCGCAGGCACACATTTCTCCCCTCATGACtactacttcatctgtttcCTGTTGACAGCGCAGGCACACATGTCTCCCTtcattactactactagtttaTCTGTTTCCTGTTGACAGCGCAGGCACACATGTCTCTCCTCATGACTACTACCAGTTTGATGCCGAAGAAGAGGAGGAAGAAGAGGAGACACAGAGAGATAACTTTGTAGAAAACCTTGACTTTGAAGGAATTCCCGTGAGAGATCTTTGTGATCCAACACTGCAGAACTGGGTGCACCATGTGCAGCACATTCTACCGCAGGTGTGATTAAAGTTTGGCTGGAATCATTCGTTGATAATCAAAATTATGGCCTCTTACCATTCTAATAATTAACTAAAAAAGTTTCATATGCCTGATATTTTGAACAGGGTAGGTGCACGTGGTGGAACCCTGTACAGACAAACGAAGATGACTTTGAGGAGGAAAGTCAAGAGGAGGAAAAAGAGGAAGTGGACGAACCAGAACCAGAGGTCGGACCACCACTACTCACACCACTGAGTGAGGATGCTGAGATAGACAGCATGCCTCCATGGACAGCCAAACTTTCTACTAATATAATTCCTCAATACGCCATAGCAGTGCTGAAGAGTAACCTCTGGCCAGGAGCTTATGCCTTCTGCTTCGAAAAGTATGCTTAGTAATTCCAGGCCTTTTGATTGCAAGTTTAATAATTTCCTAaccatctatacatgaaataactataaatattattaaattttccaTCAAAATTCATGTAAATTGTATCATGCATGAGCTCATTGCTTATAAGGTTAGAAGCATTGTCATTGCGACCAACAAAAGGAGCGCACAAATAGAAATATAGCGAGTATGATTGCAAATCTTAACTAATTGCTGCAATCAGTTGCAATTTTGTTATCTAACTTAATTAGCGGTATATTAAGTTgtagctatatacatgtatctcacAGTTTTATAGCACCGATATTCAGTAAATTTGTATTGTGCTAATGCTTTACACAAGCCAGGTTAATATGTACtcactattttttatttaaataatggTATTTGATTGGTTGTAATATCTATACTGGTTGTATGTCGACTAACTAAATTCTGAATCTAAAGCTCTTTTTCAACTTTCTTAAATATtagtttcaaaataattattgtattGACTCATTTGTGCTTTAAGGAAACTTTCAACCGCATAATGTGGGTTTGTTGCAAAAAGGTTAACCAATGATATGCAATAAATGAAAAAGTGCATCAAATAAACACCAAAATGGTGAACTTTGCTGATGTTATGAGAGCCTGTACTAATATCAGCCCACCTGAATATGTCTTTCTTCCTCTTAAATAACAACCCCGTTGCGTTAAATACtcaagtacatgtagatgtaagTCAAGTAAATGTAACTTGTACGCTTTTACTTTTTTAGGAAGTTTGAGAACGTATATTTCGGTTGGGGTCACAAATATTCAGCAGAAAATTTCAACCCAACTCCGGTGCCCGCTATCATGGAGGAGTTCCCGAGTGGTCCAGAGATAACAGAAGTTGAAGATCCTACCCCTGAGGAAGAGGCAGCATTGAGAGCGGCGCAAGCTGATGCTGCTGAGGCAGCCGAAGAGATTGAAGAGGAAGAAGGAGAGGAAGAAGAAGATGATGGCTAGACCACTTGCaaatttacactatactctgtacATAATATCAGACATAATATTAAAGTGCGCTCTCTCTTAATAATAGTTATTTGACATTATCAAAGATCTGatcttttttcaaattatataaaaatgcaTGATTTTTATTGAAGAGTTGGTGTTGTTGCATAATAGCCACAGTTTAGATGTGTCATCAGTTAGTAGGTTGATTAGTTAGCTGGTCGGTTGGTTAGTTGCTTAGATAGCTAGTTGGTTGGTTCTCTCGATGGTTTGCCAGAACTGAACTGAAATCAAAGGGTTCACTTTCACTCCTCAGTCGCTGAATCCTTCAAGTACTTAAGTCAAGTGGGCAACTACCAAGACTTTTCATTGGTTGGCTTTTTACattagtaataattttaatagATGAAACTAGCGGCACCTAAGTTGGAAGTAAATTAAAGGCCTAGCGTAATGCCAGATTCCATATTAAAGGAGAACAAAGCTCAAGTACATAAGAAATGCTTCTTTCTCTGCTGATTTACTCCTAGGCTAGCTAGATtggaatataaaatatatagttttgGTATATAAAGATGTATAACtaaggtatgtacatgtatataaaagaaGATAAGTGAGGGATATAAAGGTATACAACTAAGGTATATGAAGATACACAACAGAAATGTATAAAAGCACTAAAAGTCTGGATAAGGCTTCCGGTAAGATCCGTCGGTGTAAGAAACAAGCTGTAGCTTTTATGCTCCCACGAAGGAGAGCGAGAGTATCTAGTTTGAACTGGTTGTGGCCATTTAGCTTTAAACTAAAAGCTTTATGTATTGCTTTAGAGCATATCTAATACCGTAAAACTGCCATGCCAGTAAAACTGCCACTGCCATGAATGCCatgcgctctatttttcaacccttttcctatagtggcactctattagaggtggtgttctattagaggtggcgttcaaataaaggttttatggtacgtGCTTTTCAAGAATATTGTCACTAAATAGTGGAACCACTACATGTGAGGTTCCCTTCATTTATCAAAGTTTGACAAAAGTTAAACCACAAAAAATGGTAGACCTAACCTAGCTTAAGTACATTTCAGGGAAGAAAAATATGTACAAGCCGTCGTGTATGCACCCTCTTATTCAACTCATAGacatatttttctaaaaataaaacgGTTGGGTGGTCTTGCTTGGTCTTTTTGACATATTTTACCATACTATGTTATAGCTAGATGCATATTTAGTATTGGAATTGTCAGCCCTCTTTTTAAAGTGGTGCTTTACAAATTCAAACAGCTGCCTTACACAATAGAGCCTTTTGGTCAGTAACttctttatatattttaaaattagtcATTTTGGCTCAAGCCTAATTATGCAAATACACAAATAGATCAGctgtattttttatgtttaaaaagcttGGAAAGGTAAACGTTAATTGCGAATACACAGGCCCTTAGAGCTTAGCAATAACTGCAAGATAAGGTTGACCACGCGAGTTAGAGATAACACTAGTTAAGCCACATTAAACAAACATGGCATCCAAGCACAGATATGAAAGAAGCTGTTGCCTAACAACACAAAACACATCACACAACATATTCATAGCGTCAGGTGGAGAGAGAGTAAGTTTCGATTTTTATTCTATAACATGGCTGAAGTTGAAGCTGATGATCCTTGCTCTAAGGAGTTGGAGTTCCAAAGTGCTAAGGCATACCTACTCACCAGAAGTTCCAAATCTGGGGGCAGTCTGTAAGTTGATACTATCTAACAACATttttagttatatatgtaacttAAAAGTTTGTGGAGTCAGACCGGTTTGCCTTTTGGAACTTGTAGTTACCTGAGGCTTTCCTAACACAGCAGCAAAATGAGATTCTATGTAGTTCTTGGTTATCTTGCAACGAGTTCAGAATAAAACTAGAAGAATGCCCAAAACTAAGTTTATTTTCAATAATATAGCCTGCAGGTTGCTGTTTAAGAGTCTGGTTCACCAGCCATAcggagttttaaaaccaaatctTTTTGTTGACATGACAAAAGGTACAAAGCATATGGGTGTAAAATTTGGACAGAATTGagcaaaaaatgtggaaacgcaTAGCATTTAGATGAACTAACAGTCACACACCACATCGCTTGCACAACACAACCACATCGCTTGCACAACACAACCACATCGTTTGCACAACACAACCACAGCGCTTGCACAATTCAACCACATCACTTGCACAACACAACCACATCGCTTGCACAACACAACCACATTGCATGCACAACTCAACCACATCGCTTGCACAACACACCACATCACTTGCACAACACAACCACATCGCTTGCACAACACACCACATCGCTTGCGCAACACAACCACATCGCTTGCACAACACAACCACATGGCTTGCACAACACACCACATCGCTTGCACAACACAACCACATCGCTTGCACGACACACAAAGATAAAGTGGGTTTTATTAGATTTAGGTTTTATATAGATTTCATATACAGAGATATAATGCATCATGTATTCTATGtcatattttcatatatattatgtCATATTCGAAATGTTTGGAAAATTTCTTTTTCTAGCAAAAATCTTGAAATTTTATAGAACCATTCAGTTGAGCTAACGAGCCAGaattatttttagattttatgatttttttaacCTTTCAACATTTGGCTTCACAAGGAAAACAATCATCATTATTAGCTATTTTCTATTTAATTTAACATAGATATGAACATTTGAGCAAGGTGATCTCCAATGTACTCGGTGAGCGGCCCAATGACGCTTTAGATGTATTCGAAGATGTCAGTCGAGAAGTAAAACGAAAAACATTTTGTGGAGAAGACACTTTGAGAGATAAGATGGACATATCCACAGAGGTTGCTTTTAGTCAGATTCAGGAGAAATTATACAAGGTGAgacaatttaaaatatttgctaaattTGCTTTCATTCAGATTCAAGAAAAATTATACACCTTACGACAATCTAAAATATTCACTGAAATTACTTTTGGTCAGATCCAAGAGAAATTATACAAGGTGAAAcaatttgaaattataaataaatttttaacttttgcatCTTCATCTTTAAATGgcatttgacattttttttaGCTAGAATTTTTTTTTAGGTAAAAGAGAATTATGAAGCTCTAGGTTTTTAACAGTCGGtggaaagttgttaatatgaTCAGTGGAGCTGCTTTTATGTGCAAAACTAGGCTTTAACGTGTTAACTAATTGAAGGCTGTTCGCGTAAATTTGAGAATAACCAGTACAGAGATGAACCTTTTACATTAATGAGCTTGACATTAAAGTTGTATCACCAGCCATTGGTAGCTTTTCTCCTCCAACCATAGTCTCCATAGCTAATGGGGGAATATATCACTATATTACCCTATTAGGTAATAAGAGACTATATTACGTTAAACAGAAAATGAATTAGTGATCCAATAAGAAGTAAGAAGAATCTAGTAAGAAGGGTTAATGCGCACACAAAACTGATAGCAGAGGTTCTCATAACATACTGGAGAGGCTGTGCTTAGCTCCCTATCCATTAGTACCTAAAATATAAGAACATTTAGAATATATTTAGAACATATTAGAATCGGTATTAAGACGGTATTCTTTTGCTAATTCAGTCAGTAATTATGATAGTAACTCATGAATACAACTTTTGCCTTTTTCTTGTCCTTgcttgatatacatgtacatggcgTAATGACATAATAGTTTGCAATTTAATAGGCTTATAAATGTTCTTTCACATACTTAATCATTTTCTTCTTGTTCGTTTGCCATAAATAAGGTGTTTTCAAATTTCTGCTAACTGTACGTTATTTTGCACAAGACAGGCAGCATGATGAATATAAGTGGACTTGAAATAATTCTCATTACTGGATATGTCAAAAACTCCATTACCTGAATTAGTAATGTAGTAAATTTGCTAAGGAGTAACAGTAGCCTAGTGTCTAGAGCTCTTGACCTCTTGGCAAAAGGTTAGGGTTCAGTTTCAAAAAGGTTACTGGTGATAGCAAAATGGGCATCTcacttctttctctctctctctcccacccCCTCATCTCTCCTAGACCATTCCGCCCCTCACTCCtactccctctttctctctccagCTCTCTTTCTCCTTTCTTATCTTTTTCTTCTTCCCTTTCTTTCTTGTCTTCACTCTTCCTCGCTTTCTTTTGGTTTTGTTTTCTGGCTATTTCTCTCTCTTACAAATAAACAAAACGGAATTGTCTTGGTAAACAAAAAGGTGTGGTACTTGTTTGTAAATGTCAATATTTATCTATCTTTGCTTTAGCACTTGTGAGTGTACATAGATTGTAATCTTATATTCATAAGTGAATGAAAGAGTAACTTGGATCTATGCACAGTTCCTTAATCTAGCCAATCTTTTGTAGAACAACACAGTTGAAGAGGAGCCAGAACTGAGCCAGGACGATGAAGTGGAGACTCCTCTCCCCAACATCATGGAGTTGTCTTACTATTTTGAGCAGGCTGGAGTTGGGATGAACAGAGAGGAGTTTTTCAAAATATGGCTAGCGCTGAAACAGCTAGTGGATACGCACCCGCTAGAACATGTCAGGTGTGAGACATAGACTATTTTCTAGTAGATGTCTGTTGACACTATCTGGTTAAGTTTccgatatacatgtaaaacggTTTAGATGCAGTGTCTATAATACTCAAAGACAAGTCTAGCCTCACTCATAATTTAGCTTGTAGCGGGCACCGAATTGTCAAAGAATTTAATTGCTACAAGATGAGCATCAAAAAAGTGATACTTGAAAATTAACTTTTCACCATTTTTATTGCATGCTATAGTTGGTATAAAACTTCAGACTGCATTGTCTCTAAAAGTCTGGTTTTATAGCAAAGTTACCGAGTTTTATcgaaaaactttgaaagctttataaaatattttgtgactTTACATTATTCCGAAGATCAACAGAATATAATAACTgcataatttattaaatatctCCAATCCAAATTGAAAAACAGCCTGTTTAGTTATAAGAAACTTCAGTTTTGTGCGAtaaaaaaaatctaatttttataattaataaattttaaaatgtcagGTGATGATGAAATGCACTCTCTTTATCATGGaaattactaaaactaaaaCTTCTACTAAAACTTGTTGACAAAATGAAATAGTAGAGCTTTGCTTTGACTGCTTCTTTTAGTAGGACGAGAGCTTTTAAAGTTGATATCTATTATTTGGTGTTGGTTTAAGGTTTTGGGGGAAGATTCTAGGTACAGAACAGAACTACTATGTAGCAGAGGTTGAGTTCAGGCATGGGGAGGAGGAGGAACAAGAATCTGAGGTAGGGCTCAGTTTGTCAATCAATAGATTTCATCGTAAACTACACGACCAGATTTGCTTTTGTTGGCATTTGCCGGCAAGGTTGTGGCAGAATTTAAAGTAAATGAATAATTAATTGGTTGTTTGAAACTAcactaataattaaattaattaattttaggTTTGGAAACTTGCATTAACTGCTAAATTAATAAACTATTTTTTGTGTAAGCAATAAATTATCAAATTAGTTTGAAAATTAATTACACCAATGATCAAATTAATTTTGGTACAATCTAAATTAAATTGATACATTGGTTTAACAAATGAATCTTCTgatagttatattattaaattatgtgTTAAATTATCAAATTGTTGCTGAaatatttacattaataatTAAATCATCTAATTTCTGTAATAACTAAATTGTGTATTGAGTTATCAAATCAGCTTGGaaaacatttatattaaaaattaaattaacaaattaaattttcttGAATTAAATTATGCATTACATTGACCACAACCCGGATGGCTAGTGAAATAAAGTTAAGACCaagataaatgttttatataacaGAGTTGTAGAAACTCATTGAACCTTGGCTGGTCTAGAACGTTCTACAGCACGTCTTGTTCAGATGATCTACATAATTGTTGAAAATTTGGTGATGCAGTTCTTTTCAATTCTTGTCTATCCAATCGTTTGCATTTCTTTAAAAGTTTCATTCCATCAAGATTCAAAAAACAGAATAACTGAGACTAttaaattgtatatattaatcACTTTCATGTACATAGTCTTTAAAAGTTATGTGGGTGTCGGTAATGTACCCATTGGAGAAATTTGACGATTCTGCAGTTGATTTTATGTTCAGAGTAACTTTGTAGCAATAAGTGTTTTTATTCGGCGTGTATCTGTTTACCTTAGGCCTTCGTTTAGTTTGGTTATTTGGTAATCTAATGGGTAAACACATTTGTTTTCTTGAAAGGTGTGATTATACATTTTGGGTAAATATTCTCAATCTTACATGTGTCTTCACAGGATAGAAGCTCTTGACACGTTGAATAAGCCATATACCATAAAGGGCCCAATAATCTATAAATACATAGCCTAGCTTTTCGTGATCAATCTTTTGTTATATAGAAACCTATAACAGCTTTGTGTTTATAGAGTACTCCGCtagtatataatacatatgttatatatagtatagtattccaaagtagtgtgttaaagctgccaaatagtgctcaatgagtgatcagagcttaaatataaaatttatccatgtaaaaccttagataaaaacaacttcattactattagtttcatgtctgttacgcagacaatcatcagataaaattgttttggtccaactgagttatatataaggaaggtgtaattactataacgactgatagctatgtaattgcatttcgtagtgtgtatttagcagaatgtcggcatgtggaagctagctcattacgcttgttgagtgagctcatttctggctttgtgaggatgatatacttttctgatatgcataggttacaacgcttggtggctgggtcgtatggccttgcgtgttgaatgattttccatttaatcgtatatggtgtgttcaggccttttagctgccagatgtagttactaagctctgtggcagattgcttgtcctggtgcctgaaagatgatatgtggccgctgaatcgtgtcttaaaggaattttctgtgaggccaatataactttctgtaggtttgctaccgtcgtctgcggtgactacagcttggtaaatgagcgacttgctaagacagtttccttcgagagggcattcatttggtgcgcgacagttgcatgttttgttgtttgctgggtgcgtcgaggcgttgttcaaaagcttcttattgtgattgttgatggtttgtttgatgttaggcatgcagctgtagccaatctttgtgttgtttctattaaatagctttcttagagggtgattgctcggaaaagatttatttaatattttgatgaatgtctgaccgatgttatttgccacgtttctgctatatggtgggttgaaccatgtgatttttcttcgTCGCCTGTGTTGTTTAGTTGGTGTAGTGGTTTCATGGGGTGTGAATTTCAGCTGGTGTGTATATCCGCTTGTTGCCAATGCCTGCTGGTACGGTGGTGCTGCTCGGTTGAACTCACTAGCATCGGATGAGATTGCTGATAGTCGGTGGTTGATTGCTTGAGGTAGCTGCTTTATAATGCAGGGTGGGTGGTTGGATTGAGTGTGGATGTATGACGGGATGTTATTGGGTTTGTTGTACGGTGAGTATTTCCCAGTTGTTAGGTCGAATGTGACGTCTAGGAAGtgtgtcacttttttgttggtttcgGCTGTGATGTTTAGTCCGTGCTTCTTGAATATAAGGCAGAGgtctttttttagtttttcggCTTGGCGGGGTGTAGATCTTGTTACTGCTAAACCGTCATCTCTATACAGTCCTAGGTTGATGCTGTGCTTTTTACTGATCTCGTGTAGTAAGAATGAGCCAATTAATTCACACGTTTCTGCTCCGTCGTAACTCCCCATTGTCACGTCAAAATGGGAGTTTTCTCCCTTTTTGCCCCACGTTGTATTTCCGTTGAATAACACTGATTGTTTGGTGTGCATGATGATGTCTGTGTCCTCAGGTGTAATGTTATCGTAGTTCGATGCAAATTTCAATGCTGATTGGAGGAGTTCGGCTGAGATAGAGCACCGTACAACAAACCCAATAACATCTATATTATACACACCAGCTGATATACACACCAGCTGAAATTCACACCCCATGAAACCACTACACCAACTAAACAACACAGGCGAcgaagaaaaatcacatggttcaacccaccatatagcagaaacgtggcaaataacatcggtcagacattcatcaaaatattaaataaatcttttccgagcaatcaccctctaagaaagctatttaatagaaacaacacaaagattggctacagctgcatgcctaacatcaaacaaaccatcaacaatcacaataagaagcttttgaacaacgcctcgacgcacccagcaaacaacaaaacatgcaactgtcgcgcaccaaatgaatgccctctcgaaggaaactgtcttagcaagtcgctcatttaccaagctgtagtcaccgcagacgacggtagcaaacctacagaaagttatattggcctcacagaaaattcctttaagacacgattcagcggccacatatcatctttcaggcaccaggacaagcaatctgccacagagcttagtaactacatctggcagctaaaaggcctgaacacaccatatacgattaaatggaaaatcattcaacacgcaaggccatacgacccagccaccaagcgttgtaacctatgcatatcagaaaagtatatcatcctcacaaagccagaaatgagctcactcaacaagcgtaatgagctagcttccacatgccgacattctgctaaatacacactacgaaatgcaattacatagctatcagtcgttatagtaattacaccttccttatatataactcagttggaccaaaacaattttatctgatgattgtctgcgtaacagacatgaaactaatagtaatgaagttgttttttatctaaggttttacatgaataaattttatatatagtatagtataatatatatgatagataatcatatataatacatatactatattttaccagtatatataatataaagtatatatactatattatatatatactgctatatatactatatatagaaaataaCTAGATTGTTTAAATAGGTTAATGGTACTTATCTTGGTGTATGCACTAGTCAGCTGGAGACCGGTAGTGACTCGAGAGGGAAACGTCAACCTGGAAAACATGAGTATAATTAAGGTATTCCAACACcttgattatttaaaacatcTCACCAATTTTAGAGTGTAAAGTGCAGTTAGCAGAAGGCCTGAGTATTAAACcatatgcataatatatataatattattatataaatataaaacactTCAATAAAGATATTCAGAATATCCCATTAACTATCCATAATTTAAACTGAAACTAAACTAAAGCCTGTTACTTACACGAGCCTGTAAGTCCTCGGCGCTTAGCTGAGCAGCAACGTGATTGAATTCAGCCCTTCAGTTTCAAAGTCTGCATACTGCAAGTATTCACTTATAATAAGTGTataataaataggataatttaTGCAGTAGGACCTAGTGGTAGACTTCAAGCTCATAGTAATATGCGTATAGCATAGGTTGTTGGTTGTCAGCCGAACATATTAATATTCGAAATATCAATATCTTCCGAATATTGATACTCGGAATCAATGTTTCGAATATAATAAGATAAAATATAAGACACAGCCAAATGTTTTATTCATATGACTCATGTAAATAACTGCAGCTAATACACTATACAATGCTATATTGTAATGCTACCTCTGTAATCACGAGATGTATGGCAGTTATCTCTGTGATTACAGAAACTATATATATGCGCTATCAGTGGGATCACTGAATTAGCAGCCATCTTTGTTTTTGTATCATTCTTTTCTACCAACTCAGCTATTCAGCAGATGATTGTGGGATCAAAAAGTATATAGCAACCATCAGTATGATCACAAGCTGTGTATGATAGCAGATATTAGTGTGATCACAAGGTACATACGCAGCAGATATTAGTGTGATCACAAGGTAAATACGCAGCAGACATTAGTGTGATCACAAGGTACATACGCAGCAGACATTAGTGTGATCACAAGGTACATACACAGCAGATATTAGTGTGATCACAAGGTACATATGCAGCAGACATTAGTGTGATCATAGTGTTCATGACCAGCTTTGATGTGATCACAGGGTGAAGCAGAACAACAGGAAGAGGAGGCAAGTGATGGCAGCGAAACAGAGGATGAAGGATCACAACATTTTGATGAAGTTCCTAAACCAGCCTGGCAGCCTTCACAACTGACACCCCCTGAAGAACCAAAATCTGGGGCTAACAAGAAAACCTATTTTGTCTGCAATGACCGTAAGCTCGGCATTTTTCTACAATTTTCACAACTTTTACATGGAAGTTATCTATTCACTCTGTACACAAATGCATTACATtctgtaaattttaatataacaataattatattttacaacGGTGCAGataattacatattaaaaatacCAAACCCTTGGGCTATGAAAGAGAAGTTAGCTCAAAGAGTTTGTGGTTGAACAGCACTCAGAGTCATTAATCTTTTAGGCTTGACTGCTGTCGCACCCTTCACTTTGTTTCATGCAATCCTGAACACTGAGATtataatgatgtaaaaatatgtagaaaaagtattttaatcaTTTATGTGCTAACACAGAAATTATCAATTAGTTTATGTTGACTTgattaaaataatcaaaactACTTGAAAGCACTTGATGCAAGAggctttaatattttttcatctCTTTTGCATGTCTCTCTGAAGCATTTCTGCTTCAGtcctaaataataaaaatttatcacaaaGATCTTTACAAATTTGCTTATGAATACTTTTATCAGCTGTGCATAACTGAGGGTAATTCAAGAATGAGTTCCAAACAATAACCAATCTTTTCATTGCGGCTCAAACTATCCCTCTGTTTTAAACATGTGGGTCCGCAAGCTAGGCTTGAGAACGAGTACGGTAAGCCTTGTTCTTACACGGAAGCCTATGTGGTCATCTTTCCAAATACAGTGGATGTTTACATGCGATAGATGATCTTATTTTCATTGCAGCCGGGAAGCCATGGAGAAAACTTCCAAACGTTACACCGCAACAAATAACAGTGGCGCGACAAATTAAGAAATTCTTTACAGGCAGATTAGATGCTTATATTGTGAGTTATCCTCCTTTTCCAGGAAATGAATCCAACTATCTCCGAGCACAGATTGCTAGGATCAGGTGTGTACCAAGGCACATTGTAATATATGAGAAAAAGCTGAAGCGATTCTTTAAAAATTCTCATAGTTCTAAAGGCAGAGGTCAGGTCTAAAACAGTTGTTTTGTAAAACCATTTTAGCACATATAGATGACATAAATGTTAATGACCTTGACATTGCACATTTTTATAGAGTTTCTGGGCAATCACTCATGCCAGTAAGGCGAAACGTAAATGACTGCTGCTTGTTTATCGGCTCGTTGAAATTGGGTCACTAAACAATACATTTAAAGCATTTTCACAA includes:
- the LOC137401014 gene encoding radial spoke head protein 4 homolog A-like, giving the protein MAEVEADDPCSKELEFQSAKAYLLTRSSKSGGSLYEHLSKVISNVLGERPNDALDVFEDVSREVKRKTFCGEDTLRDKMDISTEVAFSQIQEKLYKNNTVEEEPELSQDDEVETPLPNIMELSYYFEQAGVGMNREEFFKIWLALKQLVDTHPLEHVRFWGKILGTEQNYYVAEVEFRHGEEEEQESEGEAEQQEEEASDGSETEDEGSQHFDEVPKPAWQPSQLTPPEEPKSGANKKTYFVCNDPGKPWRKLPNVTPQQITVARQIKKFFTGRLDAYIVSYPPFPGNESNYLRAQIARISAGTHISPLDFYQFNEDDMSDVDEEQLENFVENLDFEEISVKNLCDPSLGNWVHHEQHILPQGRCVWWNPVGETEEEESDDDEAKEEQMDEPEPEVGPPLLTPLSEDAEIDGMPPWTAKPSTNIIPQYAIAVLKSNLWPGAYAFAHAKNFENLYIGWGHKYSEFSPAAVEPPMQEYESGTEVTEIEDPSTEEEKAVADLKAEEHEAEEMGEHDQDEDD
- the LOC137401013 gene encoding radial spoke head protein 6 homolog A-like isoform X2; translated protein: MELSFYFEQAGIGMNREECYRMWLALKSLVDNHLLQHVRLWGKILGTEQNYYIAEVEYREGEEDEEEEEEEAEPEQEEETTEKEEGDDDEETEEDDTPKPAWKPPPVTPKEEARTGANKKTYFVCNEPGKPWKKLPNVTPQQLSVARKIKKFLTGRLDSPVVSYPPFPGNESNYLRAQIARISAGTHVSPHDYYQFDAEEEEEEEETQRDNFVENLDFEGIPVRDLCDPTLQNWVHHVQHILPQGRCTWWNPVQTNEDDFEEESQEEEKEEVDEPEPEVGPPLLTPLSEDAEIDSMPPWTAKLSTNIIPQYAIAVLKSNLWPGAYAFCFEKKFENVYFGWGHKYSAENFNPTPVPAIMEEFPSGPEITEVEDPTPEEEAALRAAQADAAEAAEEIEEEEGEEEEDDG